The genomic stretch ATTCCCTCGCGGTTGATCCTCCATGGTCAAGTCTGACATCGTTTGGCACCAACACGTCGTGACGCGCGAATCCCGCGAAGATCGCCTGTCTCAAAAAGGCGCGGTCGTTTGGTTCACCGGCCTCAGCGGTTGCGGCAAAAGCACAATCGCCAATGAACTCGATCGCCAACTTGCGGAATTGGGCCGCGCCACGATGCTGCTGGACGGCGACAACATCCGACACGGTTTGTGCGCGCCGCCCGAACGATTGGCCGAAGAACACACGCAAGAATTTGCCGACCGATTCGGGCTGGGGTTTGGCGAAACCGATCGCGAAGAGAACATTCGCCGAATCGGATCGCTGGCATCGCTGATGGCGTCGGCCGGCCTGATCAC from Rubripirellula tenax encodes the following:
- the cysC gene encoding adenylyl-sulfate kinase, with translation MVKSDIVWHQHVVTRESREDRLSQKGAVVWFTGLSGCGKSTIANELDRQLAELGRATMLLDGDNIRHGLCAPPERLAEEHTQEFADRFGLGFGETDREENIRRIGSLASLMASAGLITLTAFVSPYRRDRDRVRRIVEAGRTGDFVEVFVDTPLEICETRDPKGLYKKARAGLIKNFTGISDPYEAPTSPEIRLDGGDGRTPAQQAAEVLETLRKRGFFA